One region of Manis pentadactyla isolate mManPen7 chromosome 9, mManPen7.hap1, whole genome shotgun sequence genomic DNA includes:
- the DDIAS gene encoding DNA damage-induced apoptosis suppressor protein — protein MNGRRKFLLASVLALQNSSFIYPSCQKCFSRVILISKRSNCPKCGSTGKAENASYRYKLSLKVAESNQLFGITVFGSCLDAFFGLTATGLHRYIQDPSKIPETLDSDETQNLLTKAVETCFVGQSFIFGVTNFKNQHGQGSDSSNFLYQCANKGEVRALTASQIVLPYPGVVGFTVIDYFHQLLQLSNFRKLHSGSQAPNSYLLALGHTDSHLSSICGPDRSSCFNESHGRDNFSRFWQLSLQLTSIVPQLTDDDNFLASEQGKATGTLHQNRKCISLAEATDSSSCHDATQSPWSLVSYMSKKSTAQKSGEEHGLKANQPSAVHSSHVIGVTDSHFFPLKMQEPLEPSNSRSFHNAVEIKNGYTQHELTCHQHHGLDTSPSLQEKSICCPPSSLRLEEMAGGSQDCDPEIWDDLPFSESLNKFLAVIESESALTQTDASSRKHHLDNINKLPAHHSRFSVTPQRTSGVLHTSSIALRSSQASVIANSNKDSFLSNCEANPSPSVQKEPQPDNIAEAVCVTSNGRDVSEYFLPNVYLSALFPSSKSLGTTVTHEPARILPCRAETSLKCSTSESDCFCLSSKYSNGGGEKSLSEMSEKLKTLHSRRYNDVSDLCNLKSRQYYRWPKNDGNSFTICKKLTYPLESLCSTPNRSTNTLKEMPYGHINNNLTQNCSAGLEGSYDASADLFDDNAKEVDIATEITKKPQDILLQWEKSLVESHTESDFLPRSLSENSIQSSQKLSMQSISAPMSRRTCSSPPHFQSDSEYDFEESQDFVPCSQSTPVAGFHQTRIHGMKGAFKNLPAIYSDFDANYKKIRISSENDAQQAIPSCPKNRTTPSQKSRSPIISGIKQLDVFNCPTGECLETDVDDWVPPTTRKVGMFGFQAVGLRKCLTACNSPDQKEFPRKKLKCIKQIPDKCLVKELNVKNMFTAVVRKQKTPKNTRSGWISKELVLGLDSCSEVKFCLPPSSPETKSTWSPELFS, from the exons ATGAATGGAAGAAGAAAATTTCTTCTTGCCTCAGTTCTTGCTCTCCAGAATTCAAGTTTTATATATCCTTCATGTCAAAAGTGCTTCTCTCGGGTAATTCTCATCTCCAAAAG GTCTAATTGTCCAAAATGTGGCTCTACTGGTAAAGCTGAAAATGCAAGTTACAGATACAAACTTTCCTTAAAAGTTGCAGAATCAAACCAATTATTTGGCATTACTGTATTTGGAAGCTGTTTAGATGCATTTTTTGGTCTTACAGCCACTGGTTTGCACAG GTACATTCAGGATCCCAGTAAAATTCCAGAAACACTGGACAGTGATGAAACTCAGAACTTACTAACTAAAGCAGTCGAAACTTGCTTTGTTGGACAAAGCTTTATTTTTGGAGTGACG AATTTCAAAAACCAGCATGGACAAGGTTCAGATTCCAGTAACTTCTTATACCAGTGCGCTAACAAGGGAGAAGTTAGAGCACTAACAGCTAGCCAGATTGTTCTACCATACCCAGGTGTTGTGGGCTTCACAGTCATTGACTACTTCCATCAGCTTTTGCAGCTTTCCAATTTCAGGAAACTTCACAGTGGTTCCCAGGCACCAAATAGCTACTTGCTTGCTTTAGGACACACAGATAGTCATCTCAGCAGCATATGTGGCCCTGACAGAAGTTCTTGTTTTAATGAGTCTCATGGCAGAGATAATTTTTCAAGATTCTGGCAGCTATCACTTCAACTCACTTCCATTGTTCCACAACTGACGGATGATGATAATTTTTTAGCTTCTGAACAAGGCAAAGCCACTGGTACTCTTCACCAGAACAGAAAGTGCATCTCCTTGGCAGAGGCCACTGATTCCAGTAGCTGCCATGATGCCACTCAGAGTCCGTGGAGTCTTGTTTCATATATGAGTAAAAAGAGTACAGCACAAAAGTCAGGGGAAGAACATGGCTTAAAAGCTAACCAGCCAAGTGCAGTTCACAGCAGTCATGTCATTGGAGTTACTGACTctcattttttccctttgaaaatgCAAGAGCCCCTGGAACCAAGTAATTCAAGATCCTTCCACAATGCTGTAGAAATTAAAAATGGGTATACTCAACATGAGCTAACGTGTCACCAGCATCATGGTTTGGATACCTCGCCTAGCCTTCAGGAGAAATCTATTTGTTGTCCACCTTCATCGCTCAGACTTGAAGAGATGGCTGGTGGCTCACAGGACTGTGACCCTGAGATTTGGGATGATCTGCCATTCTCTGAAAGCCTAAACAAGTTTCTAGCAGTTATTGAAAGTGAGAGTGCTCTAACCCAGACAGATGCCAGCAGTAGAAAACATCATCTAGATAACATCAATAAGTTACCTGCACACCACAGCAGGTTTTCTGTAACTCCCCAGAGAACTTCTGGAGTCTTGCATACATCATCTATAGCTCTGAGATCATCACAAGCAAGTGTTATAGCAAACTCTAACAAAGATAGCTTCCTTTCAAACTGTGAAGCAAATCCAAGTCCTAGTGTTCAAAAGGAACCACAACCAGATAACATAGCAGAGGCTGTGTGTGTAACTAGTAATGGAAGAGAtgtttctgaatattttctaCCAAATGTTTATCTCTCAGCTCTGTTTCCATCTTCAAAAAGTTTAGGAACAACAGTTACTCATGAGCCTGCCAGAATTCTACCATGTAGGGCTGAAACTTCACTTAAGTGCAGTACTTCAGAGAGTGACTGTTTTTGTCTCAGTAGCAAATATTCCAATGGAGGTGGAGAAAAATCACTTTCAGAAATGAGTGAAAAGTTGAAAACTTTGCATTCTAGGAGGTATAATGATGTTTCTGACCTTTGCAAtttgaaaagtagacaatattaTAGGTGGCCAAAGAATGATGGTAACAGTTTTACAATTTGCAAGAAACTGACATATCCTTTAGAGAGTCTTTGCAGTACTCCAAATAGAAGTACAAACACATTGAAAGAAATGCCTTATGGACATATCAATAATAATTTAACACAGAACTGTTCTGCTGGTCTAGAAGGTAGCTACGATGCTTCTGCTGATCTTTTTGATGATAATGCTAAAGAAGTGGACATCGCAACAGAAATTACCAAAAAACCCCAGGATATTTTGTTACAGTGGGAAAAATCTTTGGTAGAAAGTCATACAGAATCTGATTTTTTACCAAGATCACTTTCTGAAAATTCCATCCAATCTTCACAAAAATTGTCTATGCAAAGTATATCTGCCCCTATGTCTCGAAGAACATGCTCTTCTCCACCTCATTTTCAGTCTGATTCAGAATATGATTTTGAAGAAAGCCAAGACTTTGTTCCATGTTCACAGTCAACTCCAGTTGCAGGATTCCACCAAACAAGAATTCATGGGATGAAAGGAGCTTTCAAAAACTTGCCTGCCATTTATTCAGATTTTGATGCTAACTACAAAAAAATAAGGATTTCCTCTGAAAATGACGCACAGCAAGCTATCCCCAGctgtccaaaaaatagaacaacaCCCAGCCAGAAATCCAGAAGTCCTATTATATCTGGTATTAAACAACTAGACGTTTTCAACTGTCCCACTGGTGAGTGTCTTGAGACTGATGTTGATGACTGGGTCCCTCCTACCACAAGAAAAGTGGGAATGTTTGGATTCCAGGCCGTGGGTCTGAGGAAATGCCTAACTGCCTGTAATTCTCCTGATCAAAAAGAGTTTCcaagaaagaaattgaagtgcATTAAACAAATACCTGATAAATGTTTAGTTAAGGAGTTAAATGTAAAGAATATGTTTACAGCAgtagtaagaaaacaaaaaactcctAAGAATACACGTTCAGGCTGGATTTCCAAAGAGTTAGTTTTAGGACTTGATTCTTGTTCAGAAGTCAAATTTTGCCTTCCACCTTCCTCACCTGAAACTAAAAGCACTTGGTCTCCTGAATTGTTTTCATAA